From the Bacteroidia bacterium genome, one window contains:
- a CDS encoding choice-of-anchor D domain-containing protein, with amino-acid sequence MSYRFHTLALLCCTLALFLPSRSQAQLYMETIDVYAVDTIPKQTQFLPAQKRFEFICSGTFSFWRTLQGDSIGLVDAAYYRDIPPGEFGFPGLSTSITNGFLINGQPISGRINPPGVSSTYTYRVPFTGLGAPAALFIEDKPPFSIDRHADNTGMIRVELYNVSPEIAIDTSAIDFGEVELGDFRDTVLTFRNVGYGPLSIDNPRITGSEADQYQLTAQAQWVLQPGDSASLSIRFAPQSIFRKDAQLELTTNDSDVPLIVIRLTGVGVTTLAAGFNDTVYARAQEFVEIPLFLTQNRSGSLATIFAMDVEYDPHLLYPIGWSSEGTLTQGHSMSVDLSRPGEILIRDNGGPALSGTGVLLRLRCIGLWHEPNNAPLRIRTLSFNAGNPRARAHDGVLLVDSMCNQHLKTVQLSAAPQLRNNHPNPFNPSTVISFHLPIAQYVRLDVHAMDGQHIATLVNGTLREGNHDVHFLASGLPSGVYVYTLHSSSGAQTRSMLLLR; translated from the coding sequence ATGTCGTATCGCTTCCATACTCTCGCGCTGCTGTGTTGTACCTTGGCGCTGTTTCTTCCGAGCAGAAGCCAGGCGCAGCTCTATATGGAGACCATCGACGTGTACGCCGTGGATACGATTCCGAAGCAGACGCAATTTCTTCCGGCACAGAAGCGCTTCGAATTCATCTGTTCCGGAACCTTCTCCTTCTGGCGTACCTTGCAGGGAGATAGCATAGGTCTCGTGGACGCCGCGTATTATCGCGACATTCCGCCGGGGGAATTCGGTTTCCCCGGTCTTTCCACCTCTATCACCAATGGTTTTTTAATCAACGGGCAACCGATATCCGGGCGCATAAATCCGCCTGGCGTGAGCTCCACCTACACGTATCGCGTACCGTTCACCGGGCTGGGTGCACCCGCGGCATTGTTCATCGAGGACAAACCACCTTTTTCCATTGACAGGCACGCCGACAACACGGGGATGATACGGGTCGAGCTGTATAACGTCTCCCCGGAAATCGCCATTGACACCTCGGCCATAGATTTCGGCGAGGTTGAACTGGGTGATTTCCGCGACACCGTGCTGACCTTCAGGAACGTCGGGTACGGCCCTCTGAGCATCGACAACCCCCGCATAACGGGCAGCGAAGCCGACCAGTATCAGCTCACAGCCCAGGCGCAATGGGTGTTACAACCCGGCGACAGCGCCTCGCTGAGCATACGCTTCGCTCCGCAAAGCATTTTCCGCAAGGATGCGCAACTGGAGCTGACCACCAACGACAGCGATGTACCGCTGATCGTGATTCGTCTCACCGGCGTGGGTGTTACAACGCTTGCGGCGGGTTTCAACGACACGGTCTATGCACGCGCACAGGAATTCGTGGAAATCCCGCTCTTCCTGACGCAGAATCGCAGCGGCTCCCTCGCCACGATCTTCGCCATGGATGTGGAGTACGATCCCCATCTACTGTATCCCATCGGATGGAGCAGCGAAGGGACGCTCACGCAGGGGCACAGCATGAGCGTTGACCTCTCCCGTCCCGGCGAGATTCTCATCCGCGACAATGGAGGTCCCGCACTATCCGGAACCGGCGTGCTCCTCCGGCTTCGGTGTATTGGTCTCTGGCACGAACCGAACAACGCCCCGCTTCGCATTCGCACTCTGAGCTTCAATGCCGGTAACCCGCGCGCGCGTGCGCATGACGGCGTACTCCTGGTGGACAGTATGTGTAACCAGCATCTGAAAACCGTTCAATTGTCCGCTGCGCCGCAACTCCGGAATAATCATCCCAATCCATTCAACCCCTCGACCGTCATCTCCTTTCATCTGCCCATCGCACAGTACGTCCGTCTCGACGTTCACGCCATGGACGGACAGCACATTGCGACACTGGTGAACGGAACTCTGAGAGAAGGAAATCACGATGTGCATTTCCTTGCCTCCGGGCTCCCCAGCGGTGTGTATGTGTACACACTTCATAGTTCATCGGGCGCACAGACACGATCCATGCTCCTTCTCCGTTGA
- a CDS encoding penicillin acylase family protein: protein MKRRHTSIALTVSTILLLIFAGYLTYDLATRALPETQGEASVSALSGPVEVFRDQAGIPHILAGNEYDAFVAAGYVHAQDRLWQMDVLRRYGSGRLAEIFGAEALPADRLMRTIGLHRQADSLLTEVSDQTRKILDAYSKGVNAGIHERGHSLPIEFDLLQYQPEPWTPAHSLIIARLLGWELALSWWTDLTLSELIARFGEERARQLFPPQQTAISSLPHPTQPRQLVSLGLLHDGAATAQRLLASQGSAIGSNAWAVTGTRSVNGKPLLANDPHLLISQPSRWYIMHLSAPGLNVGGVTIPGVPGIVIGHNSVLTWGMTNLMADDVDFFTERVNYRDSTCIDAGRSVGMRVFTDSIFVRDSLPVVQTTWQTPRGPIITPVYPLQNVIRDSSRFSGPTAVSLRWAGQEASDEILAMYRAAHARNWNEFQSSFATFGVPAQHIIYADTSGVIARLAVGRVPIRGKGQALLPSAGWEGANSWQGYVPAGQLPRLAEPEEGMLVAANNKVPTSSPVPISSLWEDDSRAKRIHQMLSEQAMFTPDDFRLMQMDVQSPYADTLRRAFVGALRAWKARPLLITRVMNLLARWDCRMNTSSAEAAIFNAALTHVLRRTFEDEMDSTLFHNYTFVANIVTRVLPTLLADSTETWFDDIRTPGRESKRHILVKGITDAVTDLRTALGRDMNTWNWGRLHTIEFRHPFGEKKPLDRLFNIGPFSIGGSNTTVNNTEYSISRPYDARVAASMRFVADLNSPDSSYIVIPGGQSGQPFSPHYADHTAFWHMGALHRLVINVEAVRRSGWKRLSLTN, encoded by the coding sequence ATGAAACGACGACACACCTCAATCGCACTAACGGTCAGCACCATTCTGCTCCTCATTTTCGCCGGATACCTCACCTACGATCTGGCGACACGGGCACTCCCTGAAACGCAGGGAGAGGCCTCCGTGTCGGCGCTCTCCGGGCCGGTAGAGGTATTCAGAGATCAGGCCGGAATACCACACATTCTCGCAGGGAACGAGTATGACGCCTTTGTCGCCGCCGGATATGTTCACGCGCAGGATCGCCTCTGGCAGATGGACGTGCTTCGACGCTACGGGAGCGGTCGGCTGGCCGAGATTTTTGGCGCTGAAGCGCTGCCTGCCGACCGTCTCATGCGTACCATCGGCCTGCACCGGCAGGCGGACAGTCTGCTGACGGAGGTTTCCGATCAGACACGGAAAATACTCGACGCGTACAGCAAGGGGGTCAATGCGGGCATACACGAACGCGGGCATTCCTTACCGATAGAGTTCGATTTACTCCAGTATCAACCTGAACCGTGGACGCCGGCGCATTCGCTCATCATCGCGCGGTTGCTCGGATGGGAACTTGCCCTCTCCTGGTGGACAGACCTGACCTTGAGCGAACTCATCGCGCGTTTCGGCGAAGAACGCGCTCGCCAGCTTTTCCCGCCGCAACAGACGGCGATCTCCTCACTTCCGCATCCGACACAACCGCGGCAACTGGTGTCGCTCGGACTTCTGCACGATGGGGCTGCAACCGCACAGCGCCTCCTCGCGTCACAAGGTTCGGCGATCGGCAGCAATGCGTGGGCTGTTACAGGAACACGGAGCGTCAACGGAAAACCTTTGCTGGCAAATGATCCCCATTTGCTCATCAGCCAACCCTCCCGTTGGTATATCATGCACCTCTCCGCTCCCGGATTGAATGTGGGAGGTGTAACGATCCCCGGTGTGCCCGGTATCGTCATCGGACACAATTCCGTTCTGACCTGGGGCATGACAAATCTGATGGCGGACGACGTTGATTTTTTCACCGAGCGGGTGAACTATCGCGATTCGACCTGCATCGATGCGGGTCGCAGTGTGGGCATGCGCGTGTTCACCGATTCGATCTTTGTTCGCGACAGTCTGCCTGTCGTGCAAACCACATGGCAAACACCGCGCGGACCGATTATCACCCCCGTGTATCCGCTGCAGAACGTGATTCGCGATTCCAGCCGCTTCAGCGGCCCTACTGCGGTGTCGCTGCGCTGGGCTGGACAGGAAGCCAGCGACGAGATTCTGGCAATGTACCGTGCGGCCCACGCGCGGAACTGGAATGAATTTCAGAGTTCGTTCGCAACATTTGGCGTTCCCGCGCAACACATCATCTACGCCGACACCAGCGGCGTCATCGCTCGTCTCGCTGTCGGTCGTGTGCCGATTCGTGGTAAAGGACAAGCGCTGCTCCCCTCGGCGGGCTGGGAAGGTGCGAACAGCTGGCAGGGCTATGTTCCGGCCGGGCAGCTTCCCCGCCTGGCCGAACCCGAAGAGGGAATGCTCGTCGCGGCGAACAACAAGGTGCCAACGTCTTCTCCGGTGCCCATCTCCTCTCTGTGGGAAGACGATTCGCGCGCGAAACGCATCCATCAAATGCTCAGCGAACAGGCCATGTTCACTCCGGACGATTTCCGCCTGATGCAAATGGATGTGCAATCACCCTATGCGGACACTCTCCGACGTGCCTTCGTAGGAGCCCTCCGCGCATGGAAGGCTCGTCCGCTGCTCATCACGCGGGTTATGAATCTGCTGGCCCGCTGGGATTGTCGCATGAACACCTCATCCGCCGAAGCCGCCATTTTCAATGCCGCGTTGACGCATGTGCTGCGTCGAACCTTCGAAGACGAGATGGACAGCACACTGTTTCACAATTACACGTTCGTTGCAAACATCGTCACGCGCGTCCTTCCGACCCTGCTTGCTGACTCAACGGAAACCTGGTTCGACGATATCCGGACACCGGGGAGGGAGAGCAAGAGGCACATCCTCGTCAAGGGTATTACCGACGCTGTAACCGACCTTCGCACCGCGCTCGGCAGGGATATGAACACATGGAACTGGGGAAGACTGCACACCATCGAGTTCCGCCATCCTTTCGGTGAAAAGAAACCGTTGGATCGTCTCTTCAATATCGGTCCCTTCAGCATCGGCGGATCCAACACGACCGTGAACAACACGGAGTACTCCATTTCGCGCCCGTATGATGCACGTGTCGCGGCATCCATGCGTTTCGTGGCGGATCTGAATTCACCGGATTCCAGTTACATCGTCATACCGGGCGGACAGTCGGGGCAGCCATTCAGCCCGCATTATGCCGATCACACCGCATTCTGGCACATGGGAGCGTTGCACCGCCTCGTCATCAATGTCGAGGCTGTTCGGCGATCCGGCTGGAAACGTCTCTCCCTCACGAATTGA
- a CDS encoding acyl-CoA carboxylase subunit beta, which yields MSLASSLMDFFRRKSKAILGGGEKAIEKQVSMGKLTARDRIMTLLDNDTFHEYDLFVEHKCQDFDMDKKQLPADGVITGTGKIEGFPICIFAQDFTVAGGSLGLMHARKITKIMDHAMKLGLPLIGINDSGGARIQEGVNSLAGYGEIFFRNTLASGVIPQISVILGPCAGGAVYSPALTDFVFVVDKISKMFITGPEVIKTVLGEDISMEDLGGARVHTEITGNAHFFARSEQECFEQIKKLVTFIPWNNNKRPDPFPAKPPRADYNVETIVPTDQRKAYDVRDLIRSVCDDSDFFEVQEHWAANIVVGFARMNGDTVGIVANQPLVLAGVLDVDSSDKAGRFIRFCDAFNIPLITFVDLPGYLPGVDQEHAGVIRHGAKILYAYSEATVPKTTVIIRKAYGGGYIAMCSRHLGADFVFAWPTAEIAVMGPEGAANIIFRGEIAAATDPDEMRRQKVQEYTDKFANPYIAAANGHVDAVISPAETREYLIHAIEISRNKQELRPTKKHGIPPF from the coding sequence ATGTCACTCGCATCATCATTAATGGATTTCTTTCGCCGCAAGTCGAAAGCCATCCTGGGCGGCGGAGAGAAGGCCATAGAGAAGCAGGTCTCCATGGGTAAGCTCACTGCCCGCGACCGTATCATGACGCTCCTGGACAATGACACCTTTCACGAGTACGACCTCTTCGTCGAGCACAAGTGTCAGGATTTTGATATGGACAAAAAGCAGCTGCCCGCGGACGGCGTGATCACGGGAACGGGAAAAATCGAAGGCTTCCCCATCTGCATTTTCGCGCAGGACTTCACCGTCGCCGGCGGCTCATTGGGCCTTATGCACGCGCGCAAGATCACCAAGATCATGGATCATGCGATGAAGCTCGGCCTGCCGTTGATCGGTATCAATGACTCCGGCGGTGCACGCATTCAGGAAGGGGTCAACTCCCTGGCGGGATATGGAGAGATCTTCTTCCGCAACACCCTCGCTTCGGGCGTCATCCCGCAGATTTCCGTCATCCTCGGTCCATGCGCCGGCGGCGCGGTGTACTCGCCGGCGTTGACGGATTTCGTGTTCGTGGTGGACAAGATCTCGAAGATGTTCATTACCGGTCCCGAGGTAATCAAGACCGTACTCGGCGAGGACATTTCCATGGAGGATTTGGGCGGAGCGCGCGTCCATACCGAAATAACCGGCAACGCCCATTTCTTCGCACGCAGCGAGCAGGAATGCTTCGAGCAGATCAAGAAACTTGTCACGTTTATTCCATGGAACAACAACAAGCGACCCGATCCCTTCCCCGCTAAGCCACCACGCGCCGACTATAACGTCGAAACCATAGTACCGACAGATCAGCGCAAGGCCTACGACGTTCGCGACCTCATTCGTTCCGTGTGCGACGATTCCGACTTCTTTGAAGTGCAGGAGCACTGGGCTGCGAATATCGTGGTCGGCTTCGCCCGCATGAACGGCGATACCGTGGGAATTGTCGCAAACCAGCCATTGGTATTGGCGGGAGTGCTCGATGTGGATTCCTCGGACAAGGCAGGGCGTTTCATTCGTTTTTGCGACGCGTTCAATATCCCTCTCATCACCTTTGTCGATCTTCCCGGCTATCTTCCCGGGGTGGATCAGGAACATGCCGGCGTTATCAGACACGGAGCGAAAATTCTCTACGCCTACAGCGAAGCAACTGTCCCGAAAACGACGGTGATCATCCGTAAGGCCTACGGCGGCGGATACATCGCCATGTGCTCACGCCATCTCGGGGCGGATTTCGTCTTTGCCTGGCCTACGGCAGAAATCGCCGTCATGGGTCCGGAAGGCGCAGCCAATATCATCTTCCGCGGTGAAATCGCCGCCGCGACGGATCCCGATGAAATGCGCAGGCAGAAAGTGCAGGAATACACGGACAAGTTCGCCAACCCGTACATTGCGGCCGCGAACGGACACGTCGACGCCGTGATCAGTCCAGCCGAGACCCGCGAATACCTGATACATGCGATTGAAATCTCGCGCAACAAACAAGAACTCCGTCCCACCAAAAAACACGGCATCCCGCCGTTTTAG
- a CDS encoding CAP domain-containing protein produces the protein MMYRSSPAAVTLAVKPHDRRGLSRRILLLTVLCCILLSCSDEDPPVDPGPQIAVAEIEARIVLLINQHRVTKGLTALVQADVITREVRSHSANMAAGTVSFGHAGFDQRYSAVSQSIPIRAAAENVSTNYGFTDPAAQAVSSWLNSGPHTANIEGDYDLTGVGVARNSSGVLYFTQMFVKSR, from the coding sequence ATGATGTATCGAAGCTCTCCGGCTGCTGTCACCCTCGCGGTGAAGCCGCACGACCGACGCGGTCTGTCGCGGCGCATTCTCCTGCTCACGGTGCTGTGTTGCATTCTTCTCTCCTGCTCCGATGAGGATCCGCCTGTCGACCCGGGACCGCAAATCGCGGTTGCGGAAATCGAAGCACGGATCGTGCTGCTTATCAATCAGCACAGGGTTACCAAGGGACTGACCGCGCTCGTGCAGGCGGACGTGATCACGCGGGAGGTTCGCTCACACAGTGCGAATATGGCTGCGGGCACGGTGTCGTTCGGGCATGCCGGCTTTGACCAGCGGTACAGCGCCGTATCACAGAGCATTCCGATCAGAGCGGCGGCGGAAAATGTTTCGACGAATTATGGTTTCACCGACCCGGCCGCTCAGGCCGTGAGCAGTTGGCTGAACAGCGGTCCCCACACCGCGAATATCGAAGGCGACTATGATCTTACCGGCGTCGGCGTCGCGCGCAACAGCAGCGGTGTGCTGTATTTCACGCAAATGTTCGTGAAATCACGGTGA
- a CDS encoding acetyl-CoA carboxylase biotin carboxyl carrier protein subunit, with product MSDELKTLTIDDTRYETRHTLKFERRKPYVVPDPRQLLSFIPGVVVDVIVTQGQRVKWGDTLLILEAMKMKNSVSAPSDGVVKRILVRQGDRVQKHQLLIEFE from the coding sequence ATGAGCGACGAACTGAAAACACTGACAATAGACGACACACGCTACGAAACACGGCATACCCTGAAATTCGAGCGGCGTAAGCCCTATGTGGTTCCGGATCCCAGGCAGTTGCTTTCGTTCATACCCGGCGTCGTAGTGGACGTCATCGTGACGCAGGGGCAGCGGGTGAAATGGGGCGACACGCTTCTGATTCTTGAAGCCATGAAAATGAAAAACTCCGTCTCGGCACCCAGTGACGGCGTCGTCAAGCGGATTCTCGTCCGGCAGGGCGATCGTGTCCAAAAACATCAACTGCTGATCGAGTTCGAGTAG
- a CDS encoding NAD-dependent deacylase yields the protein MNHSHTPVLSETFIQRLRRARHVCVLTGAGVSAESGVPTFRSAGGLWSQYDPTELATERAFRKDPDLVWSWYSWRRTLIAGVEPNAGHRALAAFPEVFPRFSLITQNVDNLHRRAGSPDVHELHGNIEHSRCIACGIPYHDAAAPPTETAQRCSCGGWIRPGVVWFGESLPEDELRFAQSAAVDCDVFLSVGTSGLVYPAADLPRLAHRSGAYTVEINPEPTGLAPSLDEQLPFLSGVVLPAILQTMMDIRNEGD from the coding sequence ATGAATCACTCACACACCCCGGTACTGTCTGAGACATTTATCCAGCGCCTTCGTCGCGCGCGGCATGTCTGCGTTCTCACAGGCGCAGGCGTGTCCGCCGAAAGCGGCGTCCCGACATTTCGCAGCGCCGGTGGACTCTGGTCTCAATACGATCCGACGGAGTTAGCCACGGAGCGCGCCTTCAGAAAGGATCCGGACCTGGTCTGGAGCTGGTACTCGTGGCGTCGCACGCTGATAGCGGGCGTGGAGCCCAACGCCGGCCACCGGGCGTTGGCCGCTTTTCCGGAGGTTTTCCCCCGTTTTTCACTGATAACCCAAAATGTCGACAACCTGCACCGTCGCGCGGGATCGCCGGACGTACACGAACTGCATGGCAATATCGAACACAGCCGGTGTATCGCGTGCGGAATACCCTATCACGACGCTGCGGCCCCCCCGACGGAAACCGCACAGCGTTGCAGTTGCGGCGGATGGATCCGGCCGGGCGTGGTCTGGTTCGGCGAGTCCTTGCCCGAGGACGAATTGCGTTTCGCCCAATCCGCCGCTGTGGACTGTGATGTATTCCTTTCCGTCGGGACCTCGGGACTGGTGTATCCCGCAGCGGACCTCCCGCGTCTCGCGCATCGCAGCGGCGCATACACCGTGGAAATAAATCCGGAGCCGACAGGACTCGCACCTTCCCTGGACGAACAGCTTCCGTTCCTTTCAGGGGTAGTGCTCCCGGCCATTCTCCAAACGATGATGGACATCAGAAACGAAGGAGACTGA
- the sucD gene encoding succinate--CoA ligase subunit alpha, which yields MSVLIDKKSRVIVQGFTGSEGTFHAQQMIDYGTKVVGGVTPGKGGTEHLGLPVFNTVKEAVQKVKADVSVIFVPPAGAADAIMEAADAGIALIVCITEGIPTRDMVRAFEFVQSKGVRLIGPNCPGIISPGKAKVGIMPGFIHKKGHVGVVSRSGTLTYEAVKQLTDLGIGQSTCIGIGGDPVIGTQFIDALKLFNDDPETDAVVMIGEIGGTAEEEGAAYVKKSMTKPVIGFIAGRTAPPGRRMGHAGAIIAGGKGTAAEKMKAMKRAGIHVVENPAVIGVTVAKALGLESLGQTRPHASEKA from the coding sequence ATGAGCGTACTTATTGACAAGAAAAGCCGAGTCATCGTACAGGGATTCACGGGATCGGAAGGCACCTTTCACGCGCAACAGATGATCGACTACGGAACGAAGGTCGTCGGCGGAGTGACTCCGGGGAAGGGAGGCACCGAGCATCTCGGACTGCCCGTATTCAATACCGTCAAGGAAGCGGTGCAGAAGGTGAAAGCCGATGTCTCCGTCATTTTCGTACCGCCGGCAGGAGCCGCGGATGCGATCATGGAAGCCGCGGATGCGGGCATCGCGCTTATCGTGTGCATTACGGAAGGTATCCCGACCCGCGATATGGTGCGCGCGTTTGAGTTTGTACAAAGCAAGGGTGTGCGTCTCATCGGACCGAATTGTCCGGGAATCATTTCACCGGGAAAAGCCAAGGTCGGTATCATGCCCGGCTTTATTCACAAAAAAGGCCATGTCGGTGTCGTATCGCGCAGCGGAACGCTTACCTATGAAGCGGTCAAGCAGCTCACCGATCTCGGCATCGGCCAGTCCACCTGTATCGGTATCGGCGGCGATCCCGTCATTGGTACACAATTTATCGACGCCCTCAAGCTGTTCAACGATGATCCCGAAACCGACGCCGTGGTCATGATCGGAGAGATCGGCGGCACGGCGGAAGAAGAAGGCGCCGCGTATGTCAAAAAATCCATGACCAAGCCCGTGATCGGCTTCATCGCCGGCCGCACCGCTCCGCCGGGACGACGCATGGGCCATGCCGGCGCAATCATCGCCGGAGGCAAGGGCACCGCAGCAGAGAAAATGAAAGCCATGAAACGCGCGGGTATCCATGTCGTGGAAAATCCCGCCGTGATCGGTGTCACCGTCGCAAAAGCGCTGGGCCTTGAATCGCTCGGACAAACCCGTCCGCACGCTTCGGAAAAAGCATAA
- the pyk gene encoding pyruvate kinase: protein MQRKVKIICTIGPASRSEERIRELLDAGMDVARLNFSHGSREEHLEMIERLRAVAEQHGTPLAILQDLQGPKIRTGPMPEGGVQLIDGSDFTIAMDFDGIGNAQRCGTTYPQLAEDVLAGQHMLLDDGYLTLEILDVTATEIRTRVVKGGVLKSNKGIIVPKASISAPALSRKDLEDLDFGLRAGVDAVALSFVRSERDVIELQSAMKYHGRNVPVIAKIERWEGFMDIEDIIREADGIMVARGDLGLEMPAEQVPVLQKHIIRRCNAHGKPVITATQMLESMITQPRPTRAEASDVANAVLDGTDCVMLSGETSVGDWPVASVTYMDRIIRAIEASEEKHEREYAIPDDERHNVTDAIGKAACGLAQQIGAAAIVTLTRSGDTARLIAKYRPSTPILALSDTAATLRGLAFTWGVKGEFLPPLPDQEYSIEAVRKLLLERGLVDAGALVVFSIGSPLHKRGPTNMLEVRKV, encoded by the coding sequence ATGCAACGAAAGGTAAAAATCATTTGCACCATAGGCCCCGCTTCGCGGAGTGAGGAGCGCATCAGAGAATTACTGGATGCGGGGATGGATGTCGCGCGTCTCAATTTCTCACACGGGTCGCGGGAGGAGCATCTGGAGATGATCGAGCGGCTCCGCGCCGTTGCAGAGCAGCATGGAACGCCGCTCGCAATTCTCCAGGATCTTCAGGGTCCGAAGATTCGTACCGGCCCCATGCCTGAAGGCGGTGTGCAGCTCATAGACGGCAGCGATTTCACCATCGCAATGGATTTTGATGGCATCGGGAATGCGCAACGGTGCGGCACAACCTATCCGCAGTTGGCGGAGGACGTGCTGGCGGGACAGCACATGCTCCTGGACGATGGATATCTCACGCTGGAAATTCTCGACGTCACCGCGACGGAGATCCGTACCCGGGTGGTCAAAGGCGGTGTCCTGAAAAGCAACAAAGGCATAATCGTGCCCAAGGCGTCCATTTCGGCCCCGGCACTAAGCAGGAAGGATCTCGAAGATCTCGATTTCGGTCTGCGTGCGGGAGTGGATGCCGTCGCCCTGTCGTTCGTACGCTCCGAGCGGGACGTCATCGAATTGCAGAGCGCCATGAAGTACCACGGCCGCAACGTGCCCGTTATTGCGAAGATCGAGCGATGGGAGGGTTTCATGGACATAGAGGATATCATCCGTGAAGCGGACGGAATCATGGTTGCCCGTGGAGATCTCGGGCTGGAGATGCCGGCGGAGCAGGTACCCGTGCTGCAGAAGCACATCATTCGACGGTGCAACGCGCACGGAAAACCCGTGATCACCGCCACGCAGATGCTCGAATCCATGATCACGCAACCACGGCCGACACGCGCCGAGGCCAGCGACGTGGCCAATGCCGTGCTGGACGGGACCGACTGCGTGATGCTCAGCGGAGAAACAAGCGTCGGAGACTGGCCGGTCGCGTCCGTAACCTATATGGATCGCATCATACGGGCGATAGAGGCCTCGGAGGAAAAGCACGAACGGGAGTACGCCATCCCCGACGACGAACGGCACAATGTGACCGACGCCATCGGCAAGGCGGCCTGCGGGCTTGCTCAGCAAATCGGAGCGGCCGCCATCGTGACCTTGACCCGATCCGGAGATACGGCCCGGCTCATAGCGAAGTACCGGCCATCCACACCCATACTCGCGTTGAGCGACACAGCGGCGACGCTCCGGGGGCTGGCGTTCACCTGGGGCGTAAAGGGTGAATTTCTGCCTCCGCTGCCTGACCAGGAATACAGCATCGAGGCCGTACGCAAATTGTTGCTGGAACGCGGGCTTGTGGACGCCGGAGCTCTCGTGGTCTTCTCCATCGGCTCCCCCTTGCACAAGAGAGGCCCGACCAATATGTTAGAAGTACGCAAGGTGTAG